TCTATGGGTACCCATTCTATATCGTATTCTTGGGCACCAACAATAGGAGACCACGACAATGCAAGCTGATGATTATTATTTGTTGGTGCACTTGATGTACTTAAACGTTGCATAGCTCCACCAGAACCACTCCCTTGAGTTGTTTGTCCGTTTATACCTAGAAATAGGTACTTTTTAAAAGCATAAGTACGATCTATATTAATCTGATTGGTTAATTGCAGAACTGGTGGAAGCTGATTGCCATATTCAGGACTGCTAATATCCAATACATATACCTTTACATAGTATCCGTTTTCGAAAGCATAAGTGGCAGTTCCTTTATAGGTAGCGCCTGATTTTTTATCGTAGTTAACTAAAAGAAATGCCGAATCAATACGTGTTGGCTCTACCTGTGTTGGGCTGCTAAAATATTCTACCCTGAACTTTAATTTGCAGCTGAAAGACTGGCTAATATTTTGATCTGCTAAAATCTGTAACGTAATTGCGTTGTGTACCGATATGTTGGTAATTTCGCTCCAGTTAAAGGCTGGATTTTTAAATTTCTCATCCTTTACTAAAACCGAATCGCCGACTTTGATTGTGCCTTTCAAAAAATTTTGATAAGGTTCTACAGCAGCAAATACATGTTGTTGAAGGAGCAACAACAAGGATAAAGCAAAAATAAACCGAAGTGTTTTTAACATATTCTTTTTTTATTCTGATACTTAATATTTTTGTAGCTAATTGTTTAGCCTATTTATTCTTTAATTAGATTTGCTTCTGTCAGCTGAAATAATGCAAATTAAATTTCGAAATGATTGGTACCGTCTTAACGGGCTCAATAATCCTTAAATAGATCCTTCATCATACCAATACTTATAAAATGATAGCTATAAATTGTAGTCGATCATTTAACTTACCGCAGCTCGGGAAGTACTATTAATTCGTAATCCTTATACTTTTCTGCGGGTACATAGCTCTGTGGCTGTTTTTTTTCAACAAAGCGGCCTACATGGAATAAACTTGCATTTACCTGTGTGTCGGTCATAATTTCGAAACTGACCTTTTTATCTTTTTTATTGTTTAGGGGATCATCAAAATTACTTAAGCGCATTACAATCTTATTTGGCTTTAACGTAAGCGAATCGTAGGTTAACTCATATAATTTGCAGGTAATGTGCGTCGGGTTTATCAGAGAAATAGTCCAATATTGTTTATCTGTACGCCTATCCCATAACTGGTATTTCTCCTCTTTAAACTGCTTTATCAGGTTAGATAGATCTGGAAAAACTAGCGGTGCCATCTCCCCCTTATTTTTGCCCAACATTATCTTTTTCTGGGCATGATCAACATAAACGAGTAGGCCATCCGCATTTATGGTTTCTGTTTGTCCTGATTGATAATAATATTGATCACCCTGTTTTTGATATATATAACCCAGATTGTGAAGGTTCTGAGTAGAATCTACAGGATTTGTAATGTTAATTTTTCCTGTTACTTTAAACTTCACGCCACTCGGATTAACCATTACCGAAATCTTAGTGAATTTTTCTACCAGTTTGGGATCAATATCTGTCTCCTTTTGCACGATGGCCGTTGTTGGCCAATCGTTGTGCTGTGTGAATCCCTTGATCAGGCTTGTTCCACCATAAGCAATTAAGCAGATGCCAAAAACAGAAATGCCAATAAAAAATATACTTTTATAAATTCTTTTCATCTTAATTACTTGCTGTTATTCTTTTACGGTATGAAGAATGGTTTTCTTTAATAGTTGCTATTCCCCTTTCGGTTTCTTTTTTCACACGGATTAATGAGCCTTCATCATCATACTCATAAAATGTAGCAAAAGCATTTTCATCAAGCTCAGCCATCAGCTTGTAATTCTTCTCATTATACACATAGGTTTTCATATGTGCATCATTAGGATGGATACGGATATCATCCAAATAAACCACAGTACCACTAGTTGGATAGATGTTTACGTCAAAGCGGTTGTTGCCAGAGCTAGAGGGAAGACTGAAGGTACCTACAACCTGTTTCCAACCTTCTACGGCTGCTTTAAAGTTAAGGTATACGGGAGTAGATGCATTGGCATTACCCACATTTACAGCAACCCTAATATCTCTATCCAGCGGTTGATTATCCTTGATCCAAAATGAGATAAGATAGGGATTGCCCGGCTTTGGCTCGAAGCCGCTGGGGTAAAGGCCGAAAGTAGGCATTAAGCTAAACTCGTACTTGCTGGTTTTTGTCAGGTAGGGCTTATTAACATCTTTTTGCTCGGTGAAATGTTTTTTGGTTGATAACCGAATGCCGGTATTTGGCAACCGTAGAGAATAATTACCAGAGTGTGCCTCAGCAGATACCCTAAATGTATTGTCGCCGGGATAAGCAACAAAAGGCTGTCCATTTATTAAAGTAAGCTCTTTTGTCGCGCTCGTGTCGGGCACAGTATTCATTCTAGAAACATCCTCAAAACTATTCGAGAAAATTTCTCTCCTCATGGCATTCGATGCTACAGCGGAAGGCAGTGCGCCGGCAAAATCGAAACTGGCAGCACTATATCTTTTTAAAGCATCCTGATTTTCTGCTTCCTGACCGTATTTATCGTATTGCTTAATGGTATTGGTACTCACCCATTTTGTAGCAGATGTATTGGTAACCCAATCGCCATTTTGAACAATCCAATACGACTTAAAAAAGTTTAGATAACCTGAATTCGATACGTTTATACCTTTTTTACCTGATGTTAAAATATTATCATAAGACCTGTTTTCCTGATAAACATTCTGCTGATATGGTCGCCAGTTTCCTTTCATCCCATGAACAAAGGGATTAAAATAGGTTTCATAGGTAAAACGCCATGTTTTGACACCATTAATCGTTCTAAAGGTTTGAAAATTTAATTGATTAGCGAGTAGATTTCCAGTAGAAAAAACAGTATTTAGGCTTGAAGCACTTGTTGCAGTTCTTAACTCGTTTTCGGTATTTTTATATATTTCAACCGACATAACCCCTGGATTTTCGGCCCAACTGTTATGTGGATTATATATATACCCATAATGGTCTATATTATAGCCTTCAATTTCTATCGTATGATATCCTTCATTCAAATATTTCGAACGAAGTGACCAGTAGTCAGTATTGTTAAAGCTATTATCGATAAAGTTGACCTCATCAATTTTTATATTTAATCTATCATCACCGGCAAAACCTACATAATAGTAATCACTTTTATCAACATAAAAAGTTGTTTTAAATCCGATAGCTTCGTTAAGACTTTCAGGTATGCCTGTGTCTGGCCAGATGCCCGTATTGCTTTCTCTATGTCTTAGATAATCGTTATTGAATCTGGCCCATTCACCTTCCAAATCCCCTTCGCCAAAACTTTCTACGTAAATACGGCAATTTTGCGAACCATGACCGGAATGTGTAGGTGCCAATATATATTTAAACTGACTTAATTTATTTTCCTTAATTTCAGTAGCCTGGCCTGTTCCGTCTACAGGCCATTCATCACTGTAAACTGTTGATGAGGCATTAAATACTTTTAGCGCTGAAAGCTCATTTGATGAAGCAATAGAGAGTACACCATCTTGAATAGGGTTATTTAGGCAGACAATGTTTTGTGCACTGGCATCTAATATATTTCGGAAACCTGAGCGCACTACTTTGAAGCTGTGATTTAAATCACCCCCTGTAATTGATGATAATCTTGCTCCTTTCTTATCTACAAGAATTTTACTCGGCTCAGCCCAAAAATATAATGGGCTTCCATCTATATTAACTGCCGGCCTATTATCTACAGCCCAATAATGCAGGCCTGTACCAAGATTCACCAATTCGTCTCCCTGGGTTAATAGATAACCATGCGGGCTAACCTCAAAATTGTTATTAAGTGTTACATTTTGCAGTAACATGCCAATATTTTGATAAGCCCCCCCCATTCTACGGTATGGCCAATATGCTGGTAGGTTTACGGTATAATAATTTTTGTTAAATTCATTCTGTGTTTTGGTAACCAACGGCGCCCCTGTAGTACCATCATAAGCTACATTTTCTACTGTTATTGAAGAGCCGTTCTCCTTTTTAGTAACTTTTGATAATATTCCATTGGTTTGTATAACCTTTACCGCGCATGCAGATCGGAATAATTTATATTCGTTGTTTGCATTTACAGGAAGATGCGGAAGCGGCACAATAATGAACCCAACGTGTATTATATCTGCACCGATACCAACTGATGTACCAGAATTTATACTCTCCTGCTCCCTAAAGTCGGTAAAGAACTCTATATCCCTGCCAACCACTGCATCAACTACATCTCCATTACGCTTTACAACTTTAACTTTATTGTTAAGTTTTAAAGATTTTTCTTTTTCATTATCTACCTGGTAGTGGTACTCATTAGAAGAAATTTCTGCTGAAGAAGCGTTAAATACCCGATCTGCACTGGGCTTGCCATGCATATCATTTAACTCAATACTATATCCTTGAGACATGGTTTGCTCTTCGATACTTTCTGTTTGAAACCAGGAGTATTGAGCTTTTGGTCTGGAATTTTGGGATTCGATAGGCAAAACAGTAACCCTGACAGGAAAATCTTTAGCGGTGTAAAATTCGTGTACGGTATAACCTGTTGCCGGAATATTGGGCTGCGCACCCGTGCCTTCCAAATCTTTTACAACAATTCTGCTATAACCAACGCTTGGTGCGGGGTATAATGATTCGCCAAAAGGTGCTTCTAGCTCAAAAAAGTTATTTACGGCGCCTTTTATTTTTTGAATGTAGGGTATGGGTTGTTTTAATGCATTCTCATCGTTTCCAACAGAGGGCTCGTAAGTTGCAACACCACTACTAATAGTACGTCCATCATCACCTTTTGTGGTATACTCATAACGCTGACCATAAGTACCTTTTGGAGCCTTTCCATCAGTAAATGTGTCCCAATCATCCTCGATCTGGATCTGTTTCACCCTTGCACCACCTCCTGTTTTGGATGTACTTGCTTTAGCGATTCTGGCAAAACTTTGGGCCGGATAAAAATTCTCACAGAAGCCTTTTCCTCCTCCTCTCGCAGCCCTGCTGTAAAAACCTTGCCATAGTTCGCTCAAATTTCTTGTCGCACTTGAAATTGCTTTCCATACTGCAGCTATACCAGGAGTACCATTTGATACCCTATTTTCATATCCGGGATAGGCATATCTAGGATATTCGTTTTTTAATTTTTGCCAGGCAGCAAAACGGATTGGATTAGTGGTTACCTCATCTTCCGTAACGTCTGCAAGTTCAATAGTTGCATGATTGTTTGAAACATTTACATGCTTTACCTTGGCGTATGCCGATACAAAATCGTTATCGTTTCCTTCGCTAGGTGCATTTGAGGTGCTCATTTTAATGGCCGATTTCGTATATATATAATCTGAACCATTTAGATATACCCTTTTAAACCAATCAGTTGCATCTCCTGTATCTGTTTCAGGAGGAGTTGAATCGATAGGTAAAACGATCGAATTATGGGTATCGGTTATGTTTTTCCCCGCAACAAAGTCAAAAGGCACCATGGTTGTAGCCTTTTTATCCTGTACATAAGCATAATCATCAGCTTCATAGGTTACATTAATCTTTCCTCCTGAAGGTAGTTCAATTCTATTTAGATGCCATAAAGCTGCTGCCTGATCAGCTCTTTCCCTGTTTTGATCTGAATAAGGATATTGTTCGTTGTTTAATGAACCGTAGTTGTTAGCTTGATTTTTATATACACCCCATCGGTCTACCATTTGAGCGCCATAAGCTGCGTTCGCGTCATAATGAAAAACATAGGGATGATTAGCTCCTTTTTGTGTAGAGCCATATTCGAACCACACTTGCTCTAAAGTAAGTTTTCCTCCTCCATTAACAGTATTTGGTACACCAGGACAAAGATTGTAGTTATATTTAAACTTTATCACCTTAATGGGCCTATCCATATTGGCTCTACTATACAACCGTATTTCTCTTAAACGTTTCTGTCTTACAGACGGATCTTTAGCCCCATCAACATTCTGAACACCTAATGCATCCTCTCTATCCTCGGTTATGAAATAGGCAATTTTTGTTTTTGATTCGATAGAATGAACATAATATATCTCCTTCTCTCCATAAATAATACTCCCTTTATCGTCTTTAGGATCGGCAAGTAAACCTCTATTTAAAGCAGCCTCAG
The nucleotide sequence above comes from Pedobacter riviphilus. Encoded proteins:
- a CDS encoding carbohydrate binding domain-containing protein, with amino-acid sequence MNNRFRSNTKKIARVLLAVWVLNLIEPFSAYALTSGPSQPESQSFQPAGVSDMVDVFSGDFKYNIPLMDIDGYPVNLNYQSGVSMDDEASWVGLGWNLNVGSINRQLRGIPDDFNGDLLLTEQQNRDRITVGGRLTGKMEVRGKYVNRLASETKDLAGKKLKISGSFTFGIFSDNYTGIGAEIGANAGISYSFGSSGLLTSNLGLGVLSNTASGVDVSPYISASIASNRDEKQAINSGLTSSLGYNSRAGLKTFNFGANSAALNVFNGSVSYNTEPIQLKVQKAYASENYSFSVDAGPSETAIFWGGGATGYWKKLWVANHHAKNPEYGFLYSERGKNDVNALHDFIREKENPIIPELPNLALPIATPDIFTFNSQVGSGQFRLYRGGSGMFYDNQAVDGSKNNSFGVDLGFGFTNTHIGFTLFKQSATNTTGKWTRDNAYATKGDFQDQDINEPQKQHVFFRKPDEKNIEDVAMHDKIHGTEPLMINTWGKTANAAFKTSNSIASNIYQVNDRIEKNKRQEQSTAISYLTAAEASKAGLDKMIKNYPFNNFGAFYPNLSIIPDSSSRINNEFRKAHHISEITVLNEQGQRSVYGLPVYNKRQEEITFAVDNGVNNTNGRVSSSNLYNVNTSGVNGTDNYFHWDTQPGYASSYLLTGILSPDYVDKEGDGITPDDNGTAIKFNYSKIDSYKWRTPYNLGSNPEAALNRGLLADPKDDKGSIIYGEKEIYYVHSIESKTKIAYFITEDREDALGVQNVDGAKDPSVRQKRLREIRLYSRANMDRPIKVIKFKYNYNLCPGVPNTVNGGGKLTLEQVWFEYGSTQKGANHPYVFHYDANAAYGAQMVDRWGVYKNQANNYGSLNNEQYPYSDQNRERADQAAALWHLNRIELPSGGKINVTYEADDYAYVQDKKATTMVPFDFVAGKNITDTHNSIVLPIDSTPPETDTGDATDWFKRVYLNGSDYIYTKSAIKMSTSNAPSEGNDNDFVSAYAKVKHVNVSNNHATIELADVTEDEVTTNPIRFAAWQKLKNEYPRYAYPGYENRVSNGTPGIAAVWKAISSATRNLSELWQGFYSRAARGGGKGFCENFYPAQSFARIAKASTSKTGGGARVKQIQIEDDWDTFTDGKAPKGTYGQRYEYTTKGDDGRTISSGVATYEPSVGNDENALKQPIPYIQKIKGAVNNFFELEAPFGESLYPAPSVGYSRIVVKDLEGTGAQPNIPATGYTVHEFYTAKDFPVRVTVLPIESQNSRPKAQYSWFQTESIEEQTMSQGYSIELNDMHGKPSADRVFNASSAEISSNEYHYQVDNEKEKSLKLNNKVKVVKRNGDVVDAVVGRDIEFFTDFREQESINSGTSVGIGADIIHVGFIIVPLPHLPVNANNEYKLFRSACAVKVIQTNGILSKVTKKENGSSITVENVAYDGTTGAPLVTKTQNEFNKNYYTVNLPAYWPYRRMGGAYQNIGMLLQNVTLNNNFEVSPHGYLLTQGDELVNLGTGLHYWAVDNRPAVNIDGSPLYFWAEPSKILVDKKGARLSSITGGDLNHSFKVVRSGFRNILDASAQNIVCLNNPIQDGVLSIASSNELSALKVFNASSTVYSDEWPVDGTGQATEIKENKLSQFKYILAPTHSGHGSQNCRIYVESFGEGDLEGEWARFNNDYLRHRESNTGIWPDTGIPESLNEAIGFKTTFYVDKSDYYYVGFAGDDRLNIKIDEVNFIDNSFNNTDYWSLRSKYLNEGYHTIEIEGYNIDHYGYIYNPHNSWAENPGVMSVEIYKNTENELRTATSASSLNTVFSTGNLLANQLNFQTFRTINGVKTWRFTYETYFNPFVHGMKGNWRPYQQNVYQENRSYDNILTSGKKGINVSNSGYLNFFKSYWIVQNGDWVTNTSATKWVSTNTIKQYDKYGQEAENQDALKRYSAASFDFAGALPSAVASNAMRREIFSNSFEDVSRMNTVPDTSATKELTLINGQPFVAYPGDNTFRVSAEAHSGNYSLRLPNTGIRLSTKKHFTEQKDVNKPYLTKTSKYEFSLMPTFGLYPSGFEPKPGNPYLISFWIKDNQPLDRDIRVAVNVGNANASTPVYLNFKAAVEGWKQVVGTFSLPSSSGNNRFDVNIYPTSGTVVYLDDIRIHPNDAHMKTYVYNEKNYKLMAELDENAFATFYEYDDEGSLIRVKKETERGIATIKENHSSYRKRITASN